A window of the Streptomyces sp. Ag109_O5-10 genome harbors these coding sequences:
- a CDS encoding DUF1996 domain-containing protein, which translates to MLGGGGLVAVNVYASATENGGDQGQVATGQVLSAPTIYCPDVGSRLTAVPDGARADVDRELAQLDQQIAAAYQQLTQSAAEIEQNPGFAGQTIIDPLKAERSESLQRIADAIGREGDRPQGLDELAACTLRSSNQGAGQSAAPQGSATPSQSGQGGAAPSQGAGAGGQGGNGPVAADYADITSVQPNVSTPAERSGGSTGTFSSSCGVNANGLFNSDNVIVAPGVSNGAHHFHDYIGNQSNNAFASDQDLANAQTSCADQGDKSTYYWPVLRLQNGKQERDADKPGGGTEGNAGQIVTAKQVTLTFEGNPTSKVTEMPRLLRIITGDAKSFVNGPANANASWSCTGYEDRQLKDKYPLCPSGSDVVRTFRFQSCWDGRNIDSANHRTHVAFEGPDGSCPAGFQAIPQLVQRIVYDVAAPSLQDGGRTVPLFAVDSFPEQLHKPVTDHGDFINVFDEGLMRKMVDCINSGRKCGAGADEQPPSQSAEPSQPSGTASPSGPPAATQSAEPSEPATQQPSSDQPSSEPPAGTPATETATAPAPGSGSGSTGLPRVYATASPKKTSTTKSSGGGVINEPTRRPDTQAPTGSAAASPTGTAAAAPAGQETPPTGSQTEPQTEPQAVQGGLAETGAHLWPAVFGGLLLVSGAALLWRTKRTSF; encoded by the coding sequence ATGCTCGGCGGCGGGGGACTGGTCGCGGTGAACGTCTATGCCTCGGCCACCGAGAACGGCGGGGACCAGGGACAGGTCGCCACCGGCCAGGTGCTGTCCGCGCCCACGATCTACTGCCCCGACGTCGGCAGCCGGCTGACCGCGGTTCCCGACGGCGCCCGGGCGGACGTCGACCGTGAACTCGCCCAGCTGGACCAGCAGATCGCCGCCGCCTACCAGCAACTCACCCAGTCCGCGGCCGAGATCGAGCAGAACCCCGGCTTCGCCGGCCAGACCATCATCGACCCGCTGAAGGCGGAGCGGTCCGAGTCCCTCCAGCGCATCGCCGACGCCATCGGCCGCGAGGGCGACCGCCCGCAGGGCCTCGACGAGCTCGCCGCCTGCACCCTGCGCTCCTCGAACCAGGGCGCCGGGCAGTCGGCGGCCCCCCAGGGCAGTGCCACGCCGAGCCAGAGCGGCCAGGGCGGCGCCGCGCCGAGCCAGGGCGCCGGAGCCGGCGGCCAGGGCGGCAACGGACCGGTCGCCGCCGACTACGCGGACATCACCTCGGTCCAGCCCAACGTCTCGACCCCGGCCGAGCGGTCCGGCGGCTCCACCGGCACGTTCTCCTCCAGCTGCGGTGTCAACGCGAACGGCCTGTTCAACTCGGACAACGTCATCGTCGCCCCCGGCGTCTCCAACGGCGCCCACCACTTCCACGACTACATCGGCAACCAGTCCAACAACGCCTTCGCCAGCGACCAGGACCTGGCGAACGCGCAGACCAGCTGTGCGGACCAGGGCGACAAGTCCACGTACTACTGGCCCGTGCTGCGGCTGCAGAACGGCAAGCAGGAGCGGGACGCCGACAAGCCGGGCGGCGGCACCGAGGGCAACGCCGGGCAGATCGTCACGGCCAAGCAGGTCACGCTGACCTTCGAGGGCAACCCCACCTCCAAGGTCACCGAGATGCCGCGGCTGCTGCGCATCATCACCGGCGACGCCAAGTCGTTCGTCAACGGCCCGGCCAACGCCAACGCCTCCTGGAGCTGCACCGGTTACGAGGACCGGCAGCTCAAGGACAAGTACCCCCTCTGCCCCTCCGGCAGCGACGTCGTGCGCACGTTCCGGTTCCAGAGCTGCTGGGACGGCCGGAACATCGACAGCGCCAACCACCGCACCCACGTGGCGTTCGAAGGCCCCGACGGCAGCTGCCCGGCCGGTTTCCAGGCCATCCCGCAGCTGGTGCAGCGCATCGTCTACGACGTGGCCGCGCCGAGTCTCCAGGACGGCGGCCGTACCGTCCCGCTGTTCGCGGTGGACTCGTTCCCCGAGCAGCTGCACAAGCCGGTCACCGACCACGGCGACTTCATCAACGTCTTCGACGAGGGCCTGATGCGGAAGATGGTCGACTGCATCAACTCCGGCCGCAAGTGCGGCGCGGGGGCCGACGAGCAGCCCCCGTCCCAGAGCGCGGAGCCCTCGCAGCCGAGCGGGACCGCGAGCCCGTCCGGGCCGCCGGCCGCGACGCAGAGCGCCGAGCCCTCCGAGCCCGCGACCCAGCAGCCGTCGTCGGACCAGCCGTCGTCCGAGCCCCCGGCCGGCACCCCGGCCACGGAGACCGCCACCGCCCCGGCCCCTGGCTCCGGTTCCGGCTCCACCGGGCTGCCGAGGGTCTACGCGACCGCGTCCCCGAAGAAGACGTCGACCACCAAGTCGTCGGGCGGCGGTGTGATCAACGAGCCGACGCGGCGGCCCGACACCCAGGCACCCACCGGCAGCGCGGCCGCCTCGCCGACCGGCACCGCGGCCGCCGCTCCGGCCGGCCAGGAGACCCCGCCCACCGGTTCACAGACCGAGCCCCAGACCGAACCCCAGGCCGTCCAGGGCGGTCTCGCCGAGACCGGCGCCCACCTGTGGCCCGCGGTCTTCGGCGGCCTGCTGCTGGTCTCCGGGGCCGCGTTGCTGTGGCGCACCAAGCGGACCTCGTTCTGA
- a CDS encoding lipase family protein — MPVRVRLLATAVAVAACLGLQTLQATASQAEVSRGVTIPAFYDPPATLPTADGALVRTEPLPLALSLPSLSGPLPGTATRLMYKSTDSAGDPVAVTGAYIEPTAPWLGPGARPLVALAPGTMGQGDQCAASMGLQYPLILNGRTVSVGYEDLSIYRLLAEGVAVVVTDYVGLGATDRVHTYVNRLDGAHAVLDAVRAARHLAGASVTAASRVGLFGYSQGGGATAAAAELQPAYAPDITLSGTYAGAPPADLTAVTAAIDGSDLAGALGWAVNGFVQADPALRPVVDAHLGTTGRAALADLATMCVGDALLAYGSRHSTAWTNDGSSVSQVIAEEPVLQAFLDDQRIGRTAPASPVRLATGVSDDLVPHAQARQLAVDWCDRGADVTYVPVLLPSTGRALLNHLEPLLTDQGDAIAWLTARLTGVPAGSNCRSMPLQP; from the coding sequence ATGCCTGTCCGCGTCCGCCTGCTGGCCACCGCCGTCGCCGTCGCCGCCTGTCTCGGTCTCCAGACCCTGCAGGCCACGGCCTCCCAGGCGGAGGTCTCCCGGGGCGTCACCATCCCCGCCTTCTACGACCCGCCGGCCACCCTGCCCACGGCCGACGGCGCCCTCGTCCGCACCGAGCCCCTCCCGCTGGCCCTGAGCCTGCCGAGCCTGTCCGGGCCACTGCCGGGCACCGCGACCCGGCTGATGTACAAGTCCACGGACTCGGCCGGCGACCCGGTCGCCGTCACCGGCGCCTACATCGAGCCGACCGCCCCCTGGCTCGGTCCCGGCGCCCGCCCGCTGGTCGCGCTGGCCCCCGGCACCATGGGGCAGGGCGACCAGTGCGCCGCCTCCATGGGCCTGCAGTACCCACTGATCCTCAACGGCCGGACGGTGTCCGTCGGTTACGAGGACCTGTCGATCTACCGGCTGCTCGCCGAGGGCGTCGCGGTCGTCGTCACCGACTACGTGGGCCTCGGCGCCACGGACCGGGTCCACACCTACGTCAACCGGCTCGACGGCGCCCACGCGGTCCTGGACGCCGTACGCGCCGCCCGGCACCTGGCCGGCGCCTCGGTCACCGCCGCCTCGCGGGTGGGCCTGTTCGGCTACAGCCAGGGCGGCGGCGCCACCGCCGCGGCCGCCGAGCTGCAGCCCGCCTACGCCCCGGACATCACCCTCTCCGGCACCTACGCCGGGGCACCGCCCGCCGACCTCACCGCCGTCACCGCGGCCATCGACGGCAGCGACCTGGCGGGCGCCCTCGGCTGGGCGGTCAACGGCTTCGTACAGGCCGACCCGGCGCTCAGGCCGGTCGTCGACGCCCACCTCGGCACGACGGGCCGGGCCGCCCTCGCCGACCTCGCGACGATGTGCGTCGGCGACGCGCTCCTCGCCTACGGATCCCGGCACAGCACCGCCTGGACGAACGACGGCAGCTCCGTCTCCCAGGTCATCGCCGAGGAGCCCGTCCTCCAGGCCTTCCTCGACGACCAGCGCATCGGACGGACCGCGCCCGCGAGCCCGGTGCGGCTGGCCACCGGCGTCAGCGACGACCTCGTCCCGCACGCGCAGGCCCGGCAGCTCGCCGTCGACTGGTGCGACAGGGGCGCGGACGTCACCTACGTGCCGGTCCTCCTGCCGTCCACGGGCCGGGCCCTGCTGAACCACCTGGAACCCCTGCTCACCGACCAGGGCGACGCCATCGCCTGGCTCACCGCCCGGCTGACCGGCGTACCGGCCGGCTCCAACTGCCGGAGCATGCCCCTACAGCCCTGA
- a CDS encoding flavodoxin family protein, whose product MPTLLIVHHTPSPHCQAMFEAVVSGATTPEIEGVRVVRRAALSATAADVLAADGYLLGTPANLGYVSGALKHFFDQIYYPCLDETRGRPFGAYVHGGNDVTGALRALDSITTGLGWRRAAEPVTVTGEPRKADIEACWELGATVAAGLADDA is encoded by the coding sequence GTGCCCACCTTGCTGATCGTCCACCACACCCCCTCACCGCACTGCCAGGCCATGTTCGAGGCCGTGGTCTCCGGGGCGACGACCCCGGAGATCGAGGGCGTGCGGGTCGTGCGGCGGGCGGCGCTGTCGGCCACCGCCGCCGACGTGCTCGCGGCCGACGGATACCTCCTCGGCACCCCGGCCAACCTCGGCTACGTCTCCGGCGCGCTCAAGCATTTCTTCGACCAGATCTACTACCCGTGCCTGGACGAGACGCGCGGCCGCCCCTTCGGGGCCTACGTGCACGGCGGCAACGACGTCACCGGCGCCCTGCGCGCCCTCGACTCGATCACCACCGGCCTCGGCTGGCGCCGGGCGGCCGAACCGGTCACGGTGACCGGCGAACCCCGCAAGGCCGACATCGAGGCGTGCTGGGAACTGGGCGCGACGGTCGCCGCCGGCCTCGCCGACGACGCCTGA
- a CDS encoding ATP-binding protein — protein sequence MAPPSLPQPLDRLPEDHIPGLPRPALAAAAEGPYRPSEPTGVPRPPGGERLGRLPGPQGLDRFASGDRPAPRSRVLDLAPTPRAVGNARRSVAELLGSWGVCEEALDNAVLVTSELVTNAIVHSAGRRIVCRVHAGADRIHIEVEDQNSGSIALPAPRRAKPDEQNGRGLFLVDALSLDWGVTTAPEGRPAARVVWAELSTAPDAPLTTPHASGGPPTHGPSPHS from the coding sequence ATGGCCCCGCCCTCTCTCCCCCAGCCGCTCGACCGACTGCCCGAGGACCACATACCCGGCCTGCCCCGGCCGGCCCTGGCGGCCGCCGCCGAGGGCCCGTACCGCCCGTCGGAGCCGACGGGCGTCCCCAGACCACCCGGAGGCGAACGCCTCGGTCGACTCCCTGGGCCGCAAGGCCTCGACCGGTTCGCCTCCGGGGACCGGCCCGCCCCGCGCAGCCGGGTCCTCGACCTGGCGCCGACCCCACGCGCCGTGGGCAACGCCCGCCGGAGCGTGGCCGAGCTGCTCGGCTCGTGGGGCGTGTGCGAGGAGGCCCTCGACAACGCGGTCCTGGTGACCTCGGAACTGGTCACCAACGCGATCGTGCACTCGGCCGGCCGGCGGATCGTCTGCCGGGTGCACGCCGGAGCCGACCGGATCCACATCGAGGTCGAGGACCAGAACAGCGGGAGCATCGCGCTCCCGGCGCCCCGGCGGGCCAAGCCCGACGAGCAGAACGGGCGCGGCCTGTTCCTCGTCGACGCGCTCAGTCTCGACTGGGGCGTCACGACCGCGCCGGAAGGACGGCCCGCCGCCCGGGTCGTCTGGGCCGAGTTGTCGACGGCGCCGGACGCACCGCTCACCACCCCCCACGCCTCAGGAGGCCCCCCGACCCATGGACCGTCCCCCCACTCCTGA
- a CDS encoding helix-turn-helix transcriptional regulator — MTSETDWGGAPSVLRMILGRQLEEMRTRAGLTYEQAAAAIGVSHSTIRRMEAAKVARLRLADAEKLLQVYGVTDRQEIDTFLQSVREANKRGWWHTYRDVMPDWFAAYLSLEQAALQIRAYENQFVHGLLQTREYAAALLGAGNPHAPSEATERMVALRMRRQELITRPAPPRLWVVMDETVLRWPVGGAGVMRAQIDHLIGINRLPNVTLQIMPFANGPHPAMRAGAYHLFRFKAPELPDIVYLNGLVGAVYLDKNDDVVVYREALDRLGAQATPARKTEAILGAIRKEL; from the coding sequence GTGACCTCGGAGACCGACTGGGGCGGAGCCCCGTCCGTCCTGCGCATGATCCTCGGCCGGCAGCTGGAGGAGATGCGGACCCGGGCCGGCCTGACCTATGAGCAGGCGGCCGCCGCGATCGGGGTCAGCCACTCCACGATCCGCCGGATGGAGGCCGCCAAGGTGGCCCGGCTCCGGCTGGCCGACGCCGAGAAGCTGCTGCAGGTCTACGGCGTGACGGACCGCCAGGAGATCGACACCTTCCTGCAGTCGGTGCGCGAGGCCAACAAGCGCGGCTGGTGGCACACCTACCGCGACGTGATGCCGGACTGGTTCGCCGCGTACCTGAGCCTGGAACAGGCGGCGTTGCAGATCCGTGCCTACGAGAACCAGTTCGTGCACGGCCTGTTGCAGACCCGCGAGTACGCCGCCGCCCTGCTCGGCGCCGGCAACCCGCACGCGCCGAGCGAGGCGACCGAGCGCATGGTGGCGCTGCGCATGCGCCGGCAGGAGCTGATCACCCGGCCCGCGCCGCCGCGGCTGTGGGTCGTGATGGACGAGACCGTGCTGCGCTGGCCGGTCGGCGGCGCCGGGGTGATGCGCGCCCAGATCGACCATCTCATCGGGATCAACCGGCTCCCCAACGTCACCTTGCAGATCATGCCGTTCGCCAACGGCCCGCACCCCGCCATGCGCGCGGGCGCGTACCACCTCTTCCGGTTCAAGGCCCCCGAGCTGCCCGACATCGTCTATCTCAACGGCCTGGTGGGCGCTGTCTACCTGGACAAGAACGACGACGTGGTGGTCTACCGCGAGGCCCTGGACCGGCTGGGCGCGCAGGCGACGCCCGCCAGGAAGACCGAGGCCATCCTCGGTGCGATTCGCAAGGAGCTCTGA
- a CDS encoding DUF397 domain-containing protein translates to MHHPIRNGIPSRQLGARGWSKPWSDDAGGACVEVKKLADGRVAVRQSTDPDGPALVFTPREMTSFLSGVKAGDADFLM, encoded by the coding sequence GTGCACCACCCCATACGCAACGGCATCCCGTCCCGGCAACTCGGCGCGCGCGGCTGGTCCAAGCCGTGGAGCGACGACGCCGGCGGCGCCTGCGTCGAAGTGAAGAAGCTCGCCGACGGCCGGGTCGCGGTACGCCAGTCGACCGACCCCGACGGACCGGCGCTGGTCTTCACACCCCGTGAGATGACGAGTTTCCTGTCCGGAGTGAAGGCGGGTGACGCCGACTTCCTGATGTGA